In Pseudomonadales bacterium, the sequence CTGAGAACCAATCCGCGCTCGCGCGAGCTGTCGATCATCATGCTCACGGCGCGCAGCGAAGAGCGCGACAAGATCGTCGGCTTGGACGCGGGGGCCGACGACTTCATCACCAAGCCCTTCTCCCCGCGTGAACTGCTGGCCCGCATCACCGCCGTGTTGCGGCGTCGTCTGCCCCACACCTCCACTGATGCGATCGAGATCGATGGCCTGCGTCTCGATCCGCTCGCCCACCGGGTCACGGTGTCGGGCATGGAGGTGGCCCTGGGGCCGACCGAATTTCGTCTGCTGCGTTTTCTGATGGCCAATCCGGAGCGGGTGCACAGCCGCAACCACCTGCTCGATCAGGTGTGGGGCGACCATGCCTTTTTCGACGACCGGACGGTCGACGTGCACATCCGCCGGCTGCGGGTCGCACTCGAGCCGAGCGGCCGGGATCGGCTGATCCAGACCGTGCGTGGCAGCGGTTACCGCTTCTCTTCCTGTTCGTCCTGATCGGGCAGGTCCGCATCGGTGGTGCCGGAGTGCTCCGGTCACCTGCAAGCTGCATAAAAATTGAGCGCTGCGCCGGTTTGTCATTGTTCTGTCATCGATGAAGCCTAGCCTGCGCTGGCTCTTCAGCCGGGATCCGGTCGATATGTTTCCACGCTCTGTGTCAAAGATCCGTGCTCGCGGATTCACGCTGCTCGAACTGCTGGTGGTGATGGTGATCATCGGCATGCTGGCCGGCTTTGTTGCGCCCCGGTTCTTCTCCCAGATCGGCAAGTCGCAGGTCAAGACGGCGCGGGCCCAGCTCGATGCCCTCGGCAAGGCGCTGGACCAGTACCGGCTCGATGTGGGTCGCTACCCGGCGACCGAACAGGGCCTCACTGCATTGAACGAGCGCCCCGCCGGCGAGGCCAGGTGGTCTGGCCCCTACCTGCAAAAAGCCGTGCCGCTGGATCCCTGGGGGCGGCCCTACCTCTACCGCTCTCCGGGAGAGCATGGCGAGTACGATCTGCTCTCTTACGGCAAGGATGGCCAGGCGGGCGGCAGTGACGAGGCCGAAGACATCACCAACTGGTGATCGATGATGAAGTACCAGGTCAAGACGCTGAATGCAGACAAGGGTGTCGACATCATCGTGCTGGAGGCGAGTGATCAGGCGCAAGCCCGACACCAGGCCGCCGCACAGGGCCATGCCGTGCTGTCGGTCACCCCTCTGCCACTCGGTGGCGGGTTACGCAGTGCCGGCAAGGCGCGCTTTCCGCTGCTGCTGTTCAGTCAGGAGCTGCTCTCCCTGCTCAACTCCGGCATCTCGATCGTCGAGGCCATCGAGACGCTGGCCGAGAAGGAGCAGCGTCCCGCCATCCAGCAGACGCTGCGGCGTATCCTGAGCGGGTTGCGTGAA encodes:
- the gspG gene encoding type II secretion system major pseudopilin GspG, whose translation is MFPRSVSKIRARGFTLLELLVVMVIIGMLAGFVAPRFFSQIGKSQVKTARAQLDALGKALDQYRLDVGRYPATEQGLTALNERPAGEARWSGPYLQKAVPLDPWGRPYLYRSPGEHGEYDLLSYGKDGQAGGSDEAEDITNW
- the phoB gene encoding phosphate regulon transcriptional regulator PhoB — translated: MAAAQILVVEDDLEIQELISVNLARAGYRVQRAADAETAQNLVNSTLPDLILLDWGLPGLSGVDLMRRLRTNPRSRELSIIMLTARSEERDKIVGLDAGADDFITKPFSPRELLARITAVLRRRLPHTSTDAIEIDGLRLDPLAHRVTVSGMEVALGPTEFRLLRFLMANPERVHSRNHLLDQVWGDHAFFDDRTVDVHIRRLRVALEPSGRDRLIQTVRGSGYRFSSCSS